From the bacterium genome, the window ATTTGTTCGGCACGACCCGGAGAGTCCATCCCGGCTCGCCCCAGTTTCCGCCGTTGGGACGCAGCGCGTAAACTTCCGGCGGCGTTGTGCTTTCATTGCCCGGACAAAACGGGCATTTTTTGGGATCGCCCAGGTCTTCCTTCTCTTCCTGAAACGCGTGCGGACGGTTTCCCCTTTCCGTCGAGATAATAACCCATCTCGAAAGGATGGGGTCTTTTCTAAGTTCGGGCATTCATGTCTCCTGGATTCGCCGGAACCTCCGGCGGCGGCATTATACCAGCCGCGAGATTCGTGTAATTAACAAAAACGCCCCGGATTGCTCCGGGGCGAAGCCGCTCAATGCGAATTGCAGCTAGTTGCGCGCTCCTTTTGTGTCTTCTCCGGCTGTTAGTGCAAGGATGATCGCGTCCTTGATTCCGTTTGGATTGCCGTACTCGAGCTGATTGAGTCCGAGGGAGCTTGAAGCGCTGAACGGGCTTCCGGGAAAGGAGTTTCCGATTTGCCTGTTCATCCACCTCGTCCAGCTCGGTATCCTTATCAAGCTTGCGGGATTAGTGCCGCCGCCTCCGCCGCCGGGATCGCCCGGATCCCCTTGCATCGGGCCGAATTCCGGAACCGTCGGCCTGTAGGAAGCCAGAATGTCGAAATCGGCTGCGCCAAGGCTGGCCGCCGTAAAAGCGACAATCGAAGGCTCGGGCCCAAGGATATCGCTTCCTTTGCTTCTTATGCTTCCGTATCCCGCCATGATGTACTGGTCGACTTCGATAGGCTGGATTGGCCTGTTTGGATCGATCGACTCCGGGCTGGCGGCGATTATCGGGCCGTTCGATTTGTAAATAAACTCTCCCGGCAGGTAGAGTTTGGGACGGTTGCCCAACCAGAGATCGAAAAACCTGAAATTTTCGAAGTTTGCCTGGCTCTCCACCAGCTGCGGCGGCTGGCCCGGAGTTACCGCCACGAACTGCGGAAACCTGTGATCCGCCGACACATTGCCCATAATGGTGCAAGTGCCGCCGAATCTGCATCCCCGAATCGGCCCGTTCGCCCCGCTTCTCATCCGGTCGTTCACATCTTCCTGGAACTTGTGGATGGCGGCGCCGTTTCGGGCGAACGGATTTTTGGGATAACTGTCGACATACCCCCTTCGAAGCAGCGGGTCGGAAACTTGGTTCCTGTCCGCAATGACCGTGATATCCGTCAATGCATTGACGTTGGCGTTGATATTCGGGTTGTTTGAATATTTCAAATCGCCGCCGATCAGGTACTGGGGATAAGTCCCCTCGGTGTCCACCGCGAACCGCTCGATGGACAACTGGATGTTGTGAAGATTGCTCTTCACCTCGGCTTCCTTCGCCTTGTCCTTGACCCTGATGTAATTGGGAAGTGCGATGGAGGCAAGGATGCCGATGATCACGATGACGACCAGGAGCTCTATCAAAGTAAAGCCCTTTTTCATGTCGTCACACCTCCTTGAATTGTGGGATAAAAGCAAAAAGGCCTGCACGCCCGGCGGCTGCAGACCTCGACCATTTAACTTTTACCCGCAGAATTTGTGGATTTCAAGCGCGCGAAGCAGTTTTAAAAAAAAGTTGGGGGAAAATTAATCTGCGAAAAAAATGAAAACCACAGGAAATATCGTCGCCAAGCCCTGCGGTTCAATCGGCGGGCGTACAGTTCGAACGGCGTATAAAAAGCAACACCCCGGGGGGGCAAACCCCCGGGGTGTGTTCATACTACGCTTGAAATCGGATACTAGCGGTTTTCCTTGGCGTTCTCGCCCGCGTTCAGAACAAGGATGGTCGCGTCCTTGATGCCGTTCGGGTTGCCGTAGGAAAGCTGCTCGAGGCCGATCGTTGTGGACGGGCCGTAGGGGCTGCCCGGGTAGCTGCCGCCGACGACCTGGTTGAGCCAACGAGTCCAGCTGGGGATGTCGATACGCTGGCCGACGGTGGTGCCGCCGCCTCCGCCGCCCGGATCGCCGGGATCACCCTGCATCGGACCGAACTCCGGTACCGGAGGACGATAACCGGCAAGGATGTCGAATTCGCTGTTCCCAGCGCTCGCAGCGGTGTATGCGACGATGTTGGGCTCGGGTCCGAGAATGTCGCTGCCCTTGGAGCGGATGCTTCCGTAACCGCCCATGATGTACTGGTCAACTTCCACCGGCTGAATGGGACGGTTCTGATCGATCGAATCTGGATCCGCGGCAACAACCGGTCCATTCGACTTGTAGAAGAACTCGCCCGGCAGGTAAAGCTTGGGACGGTTGCCCAGCCACAGGTCGTAGAACCTGTAATTCTCGAAGTCGGCCTGACTGGCTACCGTCTGAGGCGGCTGACCCGGAGTCACCGAGACAAACTGGGTGAACCTGTGATCGGCCGATACGTTGCCCATTATTGTGCAGCTTCCGCCGAACCTGCATCCGCGGATTGGGCCGTTGGCGCCGCTGCGCATATCGTCATCCACATCGTCTTGGAACTTGTGGATGGCCGCGCCGTTGCGGGCAAACGGGTTTTTGGGATAGCTGTCCACATATCCCCTGCGAAGCAACGGGTCGGAAACCTGATTGCGGTCCGCGATTGCCGTGATGTCGGTAAGCGCGTTCACGTTGGCGTTGATATCCGGGTTGTTCGAATACTTCAGGTCTCCGCCGATCAAGTACTGCGGGTACGTCCCCTCGGTGTCCACCGCAAAACGCTCGATGGACAACTGAATGTTGTGAAGATTGCTCTTCACCTCGGCTTCCTTGGCCTTATCCTTGACCCTAATGTAGTTAGGGAGTGCGATTGCGGCCAGAATGCCGATGATCACGATGACGACGAGCAACTCGATAAGAGTAAAGCCCTTTCTCACGTCATCTAC encodes:
- a CDS encoding type II secretion system protein, with product MKKGFTLIELLVVIVIIGILASIALPNYIRVKDKAKEAEVKSNLHNIQLSIERFAVDTEGTYPQYLIGGDLKYSNNPNINANVNALTDITVIADRNQVSDPLLRRGYVDSYPKNPFARNGAAIHKFQEDVNDRMRSGANGPIRGCRFGGTCTIMGNVSADHRFPQFVAVTPGQPPQLVESQANFENFRFFDLWLGNRPKLYLPGEFIYKSNGPIIAASPESIDPNRPIQPIEVDQYIMAGYGSIRSKGSDILGPEPSIVAFTAASLGAADFDILASYRPTVPEFGPMQGDPGDPGGGGGGTNPASLIRIPSWTRWMNRQIGNSFPGSPFSASSSLGLNQLEYGNPNGIKDAIILALTAGEDTKGARN
- a CDS encoding type II secretion system protein: MRSRFAAVWRANLFCYYPTFKEVDDVRKGFTLIELLVVIVIIGILAAIALPNYIRVKDKAKEAEVKSNLHNIQLSIERFAVDTEGTYPQYLIGGDLKYSNNPDINANVNALTDITAIADRNQVSDPLLRRGYVDSYPKNPFARNGAAIHKFQDDVDDDMRSGANGPIRGCRFGGSCTIMGNVSADHRFTQFVSVTPGQPPQTVASQADFENYRFYDLWLGNRPKLYLPGEFFYKSNGPVVAADPDSIDQNRPIQPVEVDQYIMGGYGSIRSKGSDILGPEPNIVAYTAASAGNSEFDILAGYRPPVPEFGPMQGDPGDPGGGGGGTTVGQRIDIPSWTRWLNQVVGGSYPGSPYGPSTTIGLEQLSYGNPNGIKDATILVLNAGENAKENR